aagtatgattcaatcttagtgtCAGTGATTgttagcaggtgtgtgtgtgtgggtgtacctGTCCGTCATAggccacaggtgtgtgtgtgtgtacctgtccgTCATAggtcacaggtgtgtgtgtgtacctgtccgTCATAggtcacaggtgtgtgtgtgtgtacctgtccaTCATAGGTcacaggtgtgcgtgtgtgtgtgtgtgtacctgtccaTCATAGGCCGCTACACTTGCTGTGTTGATGATACAGCCTCTGTGTCCGTCTGCGTCTGGTTCGTTCTTCCCCATCTCACCAACAGCCAATCGGATCACATTAAACGTCCCTGCAATGTTCACCTACACACAAAGTTTTAAAGTATGTGAAATGGGTTATGCTTTTAAAATCTCTAACGCTTTGTTCACACTGTAGGACATATTGCTCACTCCAGGTGTGTGCACTGGCCAATCAGTGAGTTTTACATCCAGACAGATTGAATAGCTGGACTAGGAGTTGTTCCTGGATCTGGCCCCTCTCTAAAGCcctgttcacactgcaggccttaaagatcaaatcagttttgttttttaaattcgtTTTGGAATACTGACTGCCCAAACAACAAGTCAAATGTATAaaggttcagaaatgttgtgaaacagcagttacaaatagaaatcaaactggatggacatcagaaatagaggaaggacataaaaacaaactaaatgtaactattgtaaaatagattgtgtctgtaaaatgtgtataaactgaaggtagaagcctaagtgtttattagtttactccaattgggggaagggtggtcGGGCTTGGGGGAATAATAAAGGGATATTCTTTAAaaagtatgtatatctatatataggtgtgtatgtatgtctatataggtgtgtgtatgtatatctatataggtgtgtatatctatataggtgtgtatatctatataggtgtgtatgtatatctatataggtatgtatatctatataggtgtgtgtatgtatatctatataggtgtgtgtatgtatatctatataggtatgtgtatgtatatctatataggtatgtgtatgtatatcaatataggtatgtgtatgtatagctATATAggtgtgtatatctatataggtgtgtatatctatataggtgtgtgtatgtatatctatataggtgtgtatatctatataggtgtgtatatctatataggtgtgtatatctatataggtgtgtatatctatataggtgtgtatatctatataggtgtgtatatctatataggtgtgtgtatgtatatctatataggtatgtatatctatataggtgtgtatatctatataggtgtgtgtatgtatatctatataggtgtgtgtatgtatatctatataggtatgtgtatatctatataggtgtgtatgtatatctatataggtgtgtgtatgtatatctatataggtatgtatatctatataggtgtgtatatctatataggtgtgtatatctatataggtgtgtgtatgtatatctatataggtgtgtgtatgtatatctatataggtgtgtatatctatataggtgtgtatatctatataggtgtgtatatctatataggtgtgtatatctatataggtgtgtgtatctatataggtgtgtgtatgtatatctatataggtgtgtatatctatataggtgtgtgtatgtatatctatataggtgtgtatatctatataggtgtgtatatctatataggtgtgtatgtatatctatataggtatgtatatctatataggtgtgtatgtatatctatataggtatgtatatctatataggtgtgtgtatgtatatctatataggtgtgtgtatgtatatctatataggtatgtatatctatataggtgtgtgtgtgtatatctatataggtgtgtatatctatataggtgtgtgtatgtatatatgtgtacatgtatattgatatatatatttaccccaaaaatatatgggggattgtaaattatgcagacaattacattgatggaagcaacaatttgccatattaagctgatccaccccttggATGAAAAAACCAacaagttacaagtgaccaaatcaGATGGTGTGttttcagacagcagtcattagTTGACATGGTtacgctagttgtcatagtaatggCAGGTGTGTGAGCAGTGGCGTAGGCTGATTGGTTGTTGTGCTCATATTTCCTGTCACTCAGAAGTTATGTATCAAGATAAGGTGACAATGACTGTCATGGATGCTTCtcagttgctttgaatgttcaaaatcagtGTCAGGACActtttaaagcctcaaaggataagATGATTAAACTTTCAGTCCtttttggctagccacagcagtcaactagctagctaggtagcttactagcacattcactcatttgtttgtaaacaattaacaagctagttagccAGCACATCCTCCTGTCAAACTgtcagagtagctagcaaacaattaacaagctagttagccAGCACATCCTCCTGTCAAACTgtcagagtagctagcaaacaattaacaagctagttagctagcacatCCTCCTGTccaactgtcaacagagtagctagcaaacaacaattaacaagctagttaacTAGCACATCCTcctgtcaaactgtcaacagagtaactagcaaacaacaacaattaacaagctagttaacTAGCACATCCTCCTGTCCAACTGTCAACAGAGTAACTAGCAAACAAcaacaattaacaagctagttaactagcacatcctcttgtcaaactgtcaacaaaGTAGCTAGCAAAcaacaattaacaagctagttaacTAGCACATCCTcctgtcaaactgtcaacagagtagctagcaaacaacaacaattaacaagctagttaactagcacatcctcttgtcaaactgtcaacaaaGTAGCTAGCAAACAAcaacaattaacaagctagttaacTAGCACATCCTCCTGTCCAACTGTCAACAGAGTAACTAGCAAACAAcaacaattaacaagctagttaactagcacatcctcttgtcaaactgtcaacaaaGTAGCTAGCAAAcaacaattaacaagctagttaacTAGCACATCCTcctgtcaaactgtcaacagagtagctagcaaacaacaacaattaacaagctagttaacTAGCACATCCTCCTGTCAAACTGTCAACAAAGTAGCTAGCAAAcaacaattaacaagctagttaacTAGCACATCCTCCTGTCAAACTGTCAACAAAGTAGCTAGCAAAcaacaattaacaagctagttaacTAGCACATCCTCCTGTCAAACTGTCAACAAAGTAGCTAGCAAACAAcaacaattaacaagctagttaacTAGCACATCCTCCTGTCAAACTGTCAACAAAGTAGCTAGCAAACAAcaacaattaacaagctagttaactagcacatcctcttgtcaaactgtcaacagagtaactagcaaacaacaacaattaacaagctagttaacTAGCACATCCTCCTGTCCAACTGTCAACAAAGTAGCTAGCAAAcaacaattaacaagctagttaacTAGCACATCCTcctgtcaaactgtcaacagagtaacTAGCAAAcaacaattaacaagctagttaacTAGCACATCCTCCTGTCAAACTGTCAACAAAGTAGCTAGCAAACAAcaacaattaacaagctagttaacTAGCACATCCTcctgtcaaactgtcaacagagtaacTAGCAAAcaacaattaacaagctagttaacTAGCACATCCTCCTGTCAAACTGTCAACAAAGTAGCTAGCAAACAAcaacaattaacaagctagttaacTAGCACATCCTCCTGTCCAACTGTCAACAAAGTAGCTAGCAAACAACAAAATATGCAAAATAGTCTAAAAACCACTTGAgggcaaataaatcagatttaACAGTTCAGACAAGTtgcatggccaggaatcagatttggcTTGAAATATCTGATTCCATGTGCTTTTGGGCTGGtcagactgcaggaaaaataACAGATTAGAATCAGATGTGGGAAAATTGtgatttgagtcacttcaaaactgccaatgtgaacaaggctttagatGTTAAGTCCCCTATTTGGAGGGCTGTGAGCAGTTCCGATTGACATTTGTGTACAAAGCGCTCTGTGACCATCGTAGGGTCCCATGTCTTATAATACCTAAAAGCCCCATCTCACCGCTGGCAAGAAGAGGCAGGTTTCAGACCCTACATTTGCATAGGGATGTCACATTTTCTAGCCTATCCAGACGAAATGAACAATTTCCTGTGCCTAAAACTCACAGCTCCGCCTAAAATAGCACACAGAGGAAGTCCCTGCAGcaaagttccaacatctagtggaaagccttcccagaagagtggaggctgttgtagcagcaatgttcctacatctagtggaaagccttcccagaagagtggaggctgttatagcagcaaaggggaggacCGACtacatattaatgctcatgattctggaatgagatgtttgacgagcaggtgtctacatactgTTGGTAATGTAGAGTATACTACAGTCTGACAGTAGGTTCAGTAAGCAGCAGACTATGTCTTACAGTGATAACTCTAGTGAAGTCTTCTAGACTGTGGGGAACATCCTTTTTGAAGTTATAAGTCTTGACGGCAACGGCGATGCCAGCACAGTTCACCGCCAGGTCCAGCTTCCCAAACCGCTGCCGGGCCAGCTCCACCGCAGAACGCACATCTGCCTCCGACGTTACCTAGACAACCAGGACACAGAGGGGCAGGGTTTAGATGTTTCCCAAACTGGCCTGAGCAAAGTACTCCTGAACAAGGAGTAGGGGTCACAGAGGGTAGGGGTCACAGAGTACAGTGCAGGGGTCAGCCTCAATGTAGTGTTCAATGAAGACCTAAAATGCATGAGAGTTTTTACATGAGTAAGGGCTTGACATGAATGAATGTGTTTAACTTGATCTGTAGCACCATGGGCCAAATAGGTGACTGTAGATTGTATTGTGTTGAAATAGGTGACTGTAGATTGTATTGTGTTGAAATAGGTGACTGTAGATTGTATTGTGTTGAAATAGGTGACTGTAGATTGTATTGTATGAcacaagaaaccactttacaaaatacaatTCATGATTATTACCATACAGAGAATTAGACAATGTAAGCTACCCGTCTAACTACTCGCTTAATGGCATATTTAAGCCTGTTTCAAAACACAACACCGCCCCTTTAATTAAGACATCATATGTTTAGCTGACTGACTTTTCAGAGACAGCTTGAAACCTccacattttgtgctcttgtaggaagcagtaGGCTAACTTCCCATTACTGACCTATACTTATCTACAGTATAATTGGGCTAACAACTCGCTAACTAGTAAAGAAAATCAACAAATGTGCACAGGAGCGGCTCTGACCGGATCACTCATGGGTGATTGACAGACTGCTCGCGGGCTACTGCAGCCAATAGAATTCTACTCCTTTGCGCTTTTCCTAAAACAAAATCAGACTCAATCCTGTAAAGTTAGATGTGTTTTGGTTTGTTGCATTGAAAAGAGGCTGATATAAtgttgttcctaggccgtcattgaaaaaaagtatttgttcttaactgacttgcctagttaaataaaggtcaaatgttAAAGAAATAATAATTCCGTCACATAAAAAACCCCACATTGATCTATGTAGTGCAAACTAACGGGGTGAACTCCGCTTAGTTGAATCTCCTGCGTCTCGGCGTGGCGTTTCTTCTGCATGGCAGTCCTGGAGGAGGTGCGCAGCTTAGAGGGAATATTGGTTAGGGGTGAAAGGTCAGACTCACGTCAGCGGGGGCAAAGGTGCAGCGTTCTCCGAGGCTGGCTGCCAGGGTGTGTCCGTCTGAAGAGGGAAGGTCCAGAATCACAGCACATGCCCCCTGCTGCACCAACCTCTCCACGGTAGCCCGGCCCAGCCCTGAAGCACCGCCTGTCACCAGGCCAACCATACCCTGGGGGTGACATGGTTTAGGTCAGGGGGACCGAGAGGCAgggatgcagacacacacacacacacacacacacacacacacacacacacacacacacacactagggtgtccaatcaaaaacCCATTTTGACCAATGGGTACAATGTTATATTGGGTAGATAATTCTCAAAGAAAACCAATGGTTAAAACGTCATGTGTATCATAATCTGTTAACAGTTATTGGAGTTTTTACTGTGCCCTTGTAGGATGACCAGCATTACGGTGACTAAATATATTAGAATTGATATCTACATGGATGTGAACAACACCCTAACCAAGACCAGGTGGAGAACTCACATTACactggttttaaggtctctgcactgtCTGTCAGTTTTACAATTCATTTTAACATTTATAAAATAAATCCAAGTTTGTGCACCTCAATACATGTTAGACATACTGTTAAGTTATGTatccagtaggtccctcaggtcctctagccttttaactatcccaaagcccaggaccaagaggcatggagagacagccttttaactatcccaaagccaaggaccaagaggcatggagagacagccttttaactatc
This genomic stretch from Oncorhynchus kisutch isolate 150728-3 linkage group LG24, Okis_V2, whole genome shotgun sequence harbors:
- the hsd17b10 gene encoding 3-hydroxyacyl-CoA dehydrogenase type-2, coding for MANIRSIKGMVGLVTGGASGLGRATVERLVQQGACAVILDLPSSDGHTLAASLGERCTFAPADVTSEADVRSAVELARQRFGKLDLAVNCAGIAVAVKTYNFKKDVPHSLEDFTRVITVNIAGTFNVIRLAVGEMGKNEPDADGHRGCIINTASVAAYDGQVGQAAYSASKGGIVGMTLPIARDLAPMGIRVVTIAPGLFATPLLAGLPEKVQSFLARQVPFPSRLGDPAEFAHLVTSLAENPMINGEVIRLDGAIRMQP